GCCGGGGGGCATTCTCAATTTCGCACAGGACTCTGTAGTCCCCGACGCTCAGCCGGTATTCTTGGATCACGGATTCAGGCATCAGATAAAGACCGCCGGTGAGACGCGAAATCGTCTGGCAAGTGCGCGAATTTGTCGGATATTCAATTCGCGCTTGCCGCTGAGCACTTCGGAGACCACACCTTGCGAGCCAACTTCGGGCAAGTCTGATTGCTTGAGCTCGTGTTCTTCCATAAAGTAGCGGAGCATATCTGCGCCACTACTGGCCGGAATGGAATGATGCTTTTCTTCGTAGGCGTCGATGAGGGTCCCCAACGTGTCAAGCAGTCCGTACAGAG
This portion of the Thermodesulfobacteriota bacterium genome encodes:
- a CDS encoding transcriptional regulator, encoding MSLLASKDLQTHWATIRPILTMRNEPEYDQAVERLNALLDEIGTDERHPLYGLLDTLGTLIDAYEEKHHSIPASSGADMLRYFMEEHELKQSDLPEVGSQGVVSEVLSGKRELNIRQIRALARRFRVSPAVFI